The Methanoregula sp. UBA64 genome contains the following window.
TGATCCTCGACAGTTTCGGCTTTGAGATTCCCAGTTTCATATCGCCGATCATCACGTTCGGCGTGGTCGGTTATTTCCTGTATATGTCCATCAGGGCCATGCCAAAAGGGGAGCCTGCTTAATCCTTCAGGGCAGGCTTTTCCCGGGTTTTAAAGAGATTTCACTTCGATCCGTAGGAGCGTACGTGGTCCCGGACGCGCCGGTACGGCGCCGATGCCGGGCTCTTATCGTCATACATCTTCATATCCTCCCGTCCGTACTGCCCGCGGTCTTTTCCCACGGGACAGACCTTGATGCAGCACCCGCAGGGTGAGAGGGAGCGGTTGAAGAGTTCTTCGGACCGGATGGCGCAGGCAGTTTTGTCGGTAAGTCCCTGAGGATAATTTTCTTCGCGGACCGCGTGGACCGGGCAGATCCTGGCGCAGCGCAGGCACCGGATACAGAGAGGGTCTTCGAGAACCGGATCCGCCGGAAGCTCTGCGGAGGTCAGGACCGATGTGAACCGTACGCGTGGACCGTACTCCGGGGTAAGGAGCATGTTATTGACGCCGAAATTCCCAAGGCCGGCACAGTACGCCGCATGACGGTGGGAGAAGAACGCAGCCGGTCTCTCCTTTAGGATACCTATCGATCCATAGCCGTCGCGGGGGATCGAAACCGAAGGATATCCTTTTTCGGTAAGGAAGGTGGCAAGACGGTACCCGCAGGAATCGAGTTCGGTATTGATCGTCCGGTAGAGTTCGTGGTACCAGATGGAAGGAGCAGTGTCGATAACCGGGAGACTGACGGGAAAGCCGATCACGATCACGGTCTTTGTTTCAGGAAAAATACGATCCGGCCGGAACGCTTCGGGAACCCAGGGTTCAAACGGCGGATTGTTCCAGCGGTCCGCTGCGGCAAATCCCACGAGCGGGATGTCCATGCCGCTGCATTTCCTGATAACCTGCCGCCGCAGGATCGTGCTCATGGATCAACGATTGCATCATGGAGGATAAGAGAGTTTGTTTATGGGACGCTTTTTTGTCTCCGCCGCCGCTCTCAGGGAGAATGCCGGTGCCGGAAATACCCGATTTACAAAAAAGTCCCTGAGATCCGTGGTATCGAACTGTCACAGCCCCGGTGATGGATCCCGGTATGAATGTCAGATATGCCGGAGATATGCGATTATTCAGGAACTGCGCTGACCCGAACTTTAATACAGGGCATTCTCACCAGTACTGGTAATGCAGTACCCATTTGGCATTCACATGAAAGGCGGGGTGATCACCGAGCGTAACCCCGATCTCGTTACCGTCCGGGTCCGGGCTCCCGCCGGGGCACTGACTGCCGAACAGCTGCGGGGCATTGCGAGGATCGCAAAGAGGTACGGTGCCGGTACGGTACACTGTTCCACCCGCCAGACGATCGAGATCCCGCATGTCGACCCGGCGCGGCTTAAACGGATGGCAGTCCAGCTCGAAAAGAACGGGACACCGGTCGGGTCTGAAAAGGACGAGGTCGTCAATATCATCTCCTGCCCCGGTACCGAACGCTGCAAGTTTGCCAATATCGAGACTATCCCGCTTGCAAAAAAGATCGATGCAAGCCTTTTCGGGAAGGCGATGCCGGTCAAGATGCGTATCGCGATCTCCGGCTGCCCGAACGCCTGCACGAGCCCGATGTTAAACGAGATCGGGATTATTGGGAGGATCCGCCCGATCCGAACGCCCGGCCTCTGTACGGGATGCGGGTCCTGTGTCTATTACTGTAAGGAAGAAGCCATAAAGATCCGGAACGGGATCTCCGAATTGAACGACGAGACCTGTATCCAGTGCGGGATGTGTGTCAAGTCCTGTTCGTTTAACCTGCTCAAATCGCTTCATACCCATTACCTCATAACGGTTGGCGGGCGGCGGGGACGCCATCCGAAGGTGGGCAGGGAACTTTTGACGGTGGAGACCGAGGAGCAGGTACTCTTTGCGGTGAACCGGATCATCGACTGGGTGTACCGCAGGGCATGGAGCGGGAGACTGCTCTCCGAGCAGCTCGATGAACTGGAGTTCAGCGCCTTCCGTGAAGAGATGTTAAAAAGCGTCCCGAAGGCTCTGGCAGCGGGGCATGGAAAGAGTGCCAAACCATAATTGCTGATGTTCATCCGGCAGATAATCTGCCCGCTCTTTTTTAGGATACAGCCGGTAACGCGGACTTTTCTAGAAACATTCCCGCGTACAAGGTAAAACCCGGCACCCTGCGAACCTCTCCTCTTTCTCATTCCACCGACCCGTACCGGGTCTCATATCCCCTTGCAATAACTGCCGCGCCAAGGAGGGGGGCCTTCCCGGCAAGGGGACTTGTCACGATCCTTGGTTCCGGCAGGTACCGGTCCATGAACTCCAGGATTGGCGGGATGATGAGATCGGGGTTCCTGAGGGCCACAGAGCCGTCAAGGACAATGGTGTCCGGGTCGTAGGCCACGATGATGTCCGAGATGCCCCGGGCATTGATTCGCCCGAGCTCGCGGACAAACGGGTGGGAAACGGGATCGCGCTCCTTTCGTATTCCTGCAAAGATCTCCTCCGCAGAGTTCACCGGTGCACCGCCAGCCCCGTTCTTCTCCTGCCATGCCCGGTAGAACCGGGGCAGGAACCGGCCTGAGGCATACCCTTCCCAGTGGCCCCGGCCCCCGCACCCGCAGACCAGATCGTATTTTTCGTCTACGAATACATGTCCGATCTCGCCGGCATTCCCGTCACGGCCAAGGATCACCGTTCCTTTCGAGAGGATCCCGGCGCCGATGCCGGTCGAGAGCGTTACGTACACGAAGTTGTCGGAGTTCTTCCCTTCGCCAAAGTATGCCTCGCCCAGGAGCCCGGTGCAGCAGTCATTTGCAAGGTACACCGGAAGACCAAACGCTTCAGACAGCGGGCCGGCAAGAGGGACAACATCCAGCGGGATATTGGGGGGCCGGACAATTGAGGTGCGGGTTCTGTCAACCGGTCCCGCAGCCCCGATGCCGATGCCTGTGATCCGCGACAGGCCGCGATCCGGTCCGAGCGCCCGGATCTCCCGGATGATCTGATCGGTGATGACCCGTGCATCGGGTATTTCTGCCGGGAGCCGGGTGGACCGGGTTTTAAAAATCTGACCGCGGATGTCGACAAGGCCGACCCGCAGGTTGGTGGCCCCGAGATCTACTGCAATGGCAAAATCCCCTGTATCGCCCGTCCCGGAAGTCATGGTATTTTCCTGCTATACCGGCGACGTGCCGGCACGTGTCTGTCTCCCGGAAATGATAGTCCTGTAAGGATGTTAAAATGATGCGTGGACGACCGCCCGGGCGCAGGTGCTAAATACCAAAACATGCACACGTACTGACTGACCAGTCAATTTATGAAAAGGTGATATGATGCTGTACCGTACCGTCCCAAAGACCGGCGATAAACTCTCCATCCTCGGCTTCGGCTGCATGCGCTTCCCGTCAAAATCCGGCCGGGTTGACGAGGAACGGGCCATCCGCCAGATCCGGCTTGCCATTGATTCCGGGGTAAACTACCTCGACACGGCCCCGGCATACCATTTCGGCAAAAGCGAGCAGATCTTAGGAAAGGCCCTCCGCGACGGCTACCGGGAGAAAGTGAGGATCGCGACAAAACTCCCCCACTGGGAGGTGCGCGACGCTTCCGACATGGACCGGATCCTCACCCGGCAGCTGGCAACGCTCGGGACCGACCGCATCGACTACTACCTGCTCCACAGCATGACCGGCGAGAGCTGGAAGAAGATGCGGGACCTTGGAGTGCTCGCGTTCCTTGACCGGGCAAAAAAGGATGGCCGGATCATACATGCCGGCTTCTCGTTCCACGGGAAGTTGCCGGATTTCAAGGAGATCGTGGACGCGTACGACTGGCAGTTCTGCCAGATCCAGTACAATTTCCTCGACGAGAATAACCAGGCCGGGACCGAGGGGCTCCGGTACGCAGCGGAAAAAAACCTTGCCGTGATGGTGATGGAACCCCTGAGGGGAGGCAACCTTGCCGGGCCGGTGCCGGATGAAATTAAAAAGATCTGGGACGAGGCCCCGGAGAAACGGTCGCCGGCAGAATGGGGCCTGCGCTGGGTCTGGGACCATCCGGAAGTCACGGTCGTCCTCTCGGGAATGAACGACGAGGCCAATATCGATGAGAACATCCGTGCGGCAGATTCCGCTCTCCCCGGATCGCTCTCCCCGGACGACCGTGCCCGGATCGACCGGGTCAGGGATACCTACAAACGGCTTATGAAGGTCGGATGCACGGGCTGCGGCTACTGCATGCCCTGTCCCTTTGGTGTCGATATCCCCGGCTGTTTTGCGCTCTACAATGCCCGCCACCTCTTCCCGAAGGACCGGAGCACGAAGTTCCATTATTTCGGGCGGCACGGGGGCCTGATCGGCGATGTCTCGTATGCCGGGCTCTGCCGGCAGTGCGGGAAGTGCGCAAAGGCCTGCCCCCAGCACCTGCCGATCCCGCAGCTCTTAAAGGACGTGAAGTCGGAGATGGAGGGAGGGATGACGGTCATCGTCCCGGTACTCAAAGGGGGACTCTGGTGCATGAACCGGGTGGCAAAGGTCCGGGCGTTCTTTTTGGGGGGGAAGACCCGTGACTGAACCAGTCCCGCCGGACCGCGCGCTCGTCCGCCCGATCAAACTCGGCCATGCAAACGCCTTTCTTATCCGGGGAAAGCGCCCGGTCCTTGTCGATACCGGCCTCCCCGGGAATACCCCGGCGATCCTTGCAGTCTTAAAAGAAGAGGGGTACAGCCCGTGGGATCTCGGCCTCATCATCATCACCCATGCCCATATCGATCATTTCGGGAACGCAGGCGCCCTTGCCGGGGCAACGGGAGCCCCGGTGCTTGTCCATTCCCTGGAGGCAGAAGCCCTTTCCCGCGGCGAGAGCCTCCCGGCGGTGCCGGCATCGTTTACCGGGAAGGTCATGCGGTTTATGATAGGGAAACATGCCCCGCGGCCGGAGCTTGGGATAAAAGCCGTGATCCGGCTCGATGCCCCGTACCGGCTCGATGCATTCGGGATCGACGGGGAGATCCTCCCGACCCCGGGCCACACGAAAGGATCGCTCTCGGTGATGCTCGGGACAGGCGAGGCGATAGTCGGCGATCTCGTGATGGGGATGGTATTGGCCCACAAGGCGACCCTTCCCCACTTTGCCGAAGACAGTGAAGATGTGAAAAAGAGCATCAGGACGGTCATGGAAAAAAAGCCCGCGATCGTCTACACCGGCCATGGCGGGCCGGTCTCCTGCCAGGACCTTGAAGCGCTTATTCCGGGGTGACCGGATGGATCGTGCAGCAGACAAGCGGGAAGCAATCTTAAAAACCGCCCTCCGGCTCTTTACCGAACGGGGCTTTTACGGTACGCCGACATCCTTGATCTCGCGGGAGGCGGGTGTTGCAACCGGCACGCTCTTTTTTTACTTTGCCACAAAAGAGGAACTTATCGATACCCTGTACCGGCAGGTCAAGGCAGCGGCGGCAGCGGCATTAAAAAACGGGGTTGACCGCGAACCGGACGTGGAGATGAAAATCAAAAGGGTCGGGGCAAATGCCCTCGACTGGGCAATCTCGCACCCGGACGAGTTCCGGTTCATGGAGCAGTTCGCCCACTCGCCTTTTGTCTCCACGACAGCGCACGAAGAGGGGATGTCGCACTTTGCCTTCCTTGCCGAACTCATGGACGAAGGGATCCGCACCGGTGCCCTGCGCGAATGCGATACCTGGCTGCTCTGCTCGGTGCTCGCCTCATCGTTCACGGGCCTTGCGGCGCGGATCATGGCCGCGACCGGTGAAAAAGAACGAGAGATCCTGACAGAACAGGGACTGTGCTTTATCTGGAACGGGATTGCGGCTCAACCGGGCGGTACAGGGAAACGGACAACAAAGGAACACACAGGAAAACAGGAAAAACGATCAACAGGGAGCAGGAAATGACGGGATATGTGATCGAGGCACGTGGCCTCACAAAAAAATACGGCGACCTTGTCGCGGTAAACCATGCCGATCTTGCGGTGGAAAAGGGGGCACTCTTTGGGCTTTTAGGCCCGAATGGTTCCGGAAAATCGACGATGATTAAGATGCTCACCGGCCAGATCCGGCCGACTGAAGGGTCGGCAACCGTGCTCGGGATCGATGTGCAGAAAGATCCCGTCGGGGTCCGCGAAAGGGTGGGTATCATCCCCGAGCAGGAGACCCCGCCAAGTTTCCTCTCGGCCACCGAGTACCTCCGGTTCGTGGGCGCGATCCGGAAGATCCCGGATATCGAAAAAAAAGCGGAATGGTGGTTTGACTACCTTGATTTCGCGGACAAAAAGGACGTGCTCTGCAAGGATCTTTCCCGGGGGACCCGGCAGAAGCTGATGTTTGCACAGGCATTCATCCACCAGCCGGAACTCGCGCTCATCGACGAACCGCTCATCAACTTCGACCCCATCATGCAGCATGTGGTAAAGGATTTCCTCAAAGAGTATGCAGCAAAGGGCAACACGATCTTCATCTCCACCCACATCCTCGAAGTTGCCGAGGAGATCTGTTCCGGCTTTGTGATCCTGCACAAGGGGAACGTCCTGCATACCGGCACCGTTGCGGATCTCAGGGCACAGAACCGGCACCTTGACGAGTTCTTCCTCTCGCTCGTGCAGAAGGGCGGCCATGTTTGATCTCTTTACTGCCATGGTAAAGGAGGAGTGGCGGATCCACTCTACCATGTTCGGGAGCCTTGCCTTTGCGCTCTTCCCCATCCTCATCTTCTGGATCGCGTTCATGGGATCGTTTATGCTACCCCTCATGCGCCGGGCCCTCCCCTCCGGCGAACTCTCGCTCGTCCTCCATGCAAACTACCTGATGCTCGGCTTCATGGTGGGCGCCTTTGGCCTGCTGGGAAATGAGGCTATGAACCGGCGTTTCGGGCAGGCAAGCCTCCTTGCCTATGCAGCACGGAGCCTGCCCTTATCGGAACGCTTCATCTTTGCAAACTTCGTCATAAAGGACACCCTGTATTACTTCGTTCTCTGGGTGCTGCCCCTCGCGCTCGGATTCCTGCTGGCCTCGCCCTTTATCGGCATCCCGATCACGCTTCCCCTGCTCCTTGCCCTCACCCTCTCGCTCTCGTTTTTGTCCGGGCTCTGCGCGGTCTTTTTTCTCTCCTCGCTCTATGCCCGTTCCAGACCGGCACTCGCGGCGGTCCTTCTCATCCTTGCGGCAGCCTTCGGGGCACTTGACGTAATTACCCGGCAGAACCCGGCGGTCTTCTTCCCGCCGCTCAATCTTTTCCTTTCGTTCTCGTGGACCGGCCTTGTCCTTACCCTTGGCGCCATTCTTGTCCTCTTTATTGTCTCGATCCTGCTGTTTGACCCGGATACGACCACCGGTGCAGAAAAGCGCCACGAAAACCTCCTCACTCCCGTGATGGCAAAACTCTCCATCTTCCCGCAACCGCCCCTGGCGGCAAAGGACCTCATCGACATGTACCGGAGCGGGGGCATGGTGGGCCAGACCCTCTTCTCGTTTGTGATCCCGTTGATTGTGATCTGGTTCTTCCTCTCGCTTCTCTCGGGATACCTTCCGGCAAACGGGGTGCTTCTGGAATTTGCGCTTGTTGCGGGCATCATTGCCTCGACCATGTACACGTGGATCACGATGTTCGACTCGTTTGGCACTTATGCCTGCCTCCCGGTGAGCGTTAGTACCGTTATAAAAAGCAAGATTGCCACGTTTTGTGTGCTCCAGGTCATCCCCGCGGTCTTTGTGGCAGCAGTTGCCGTGCTTTCGGGACAGGCGCTCTATGCCCTCCCGGCGGTTGTCCTCTGCCTCTCGGTCTCGTTCTACAGCCTCGGGATCACCATCTGGCTGACCGGCCTCTCGCCGAGCGTGCTCGTGTACAATGTGAAAGTGATGGTCACCTACCTCATCCTGACAGGAACGGCGATGATCATCCTCTCGGCCGTGGTCTTTGGCGCACCGTTTGCCTCGTTTGCCGCCGTGATCCTTCTCATCCCGGCAGCATTTTTTGCCCGGCTCGGCATGAAGAGATGGGATGCCCGGGAACAGCCCGGGTTCTAACCTCCTTTTTTATCAGAGCGCCAAACGGCAAGGTTTGTATGATACGGCAACAAAATACCCGTATCATGTCCTTTGCCCCGAGCCTGTCCCGGACAGAGCGCACGCTGATCTTCGTTGGGCTTGCAATCCTTGTCATCTTCGGGATCAAAGAAGGTGCCTCGATTGTCAGCATCGTCCTTGTCTCCCTGATCCTGGCGCTCCTCCTCTACCCGGCAACCCGGTGGCTGCGCGAGCGGGGCATTCCCAATGCCGGGGCGGTCGGGATCGTTACCATTGTCGCGTGTCTGGTGGTCCTGCTCGGCCTTGTTCTTGTCCTTAAGTCTTTTGACGTGATCGTGACCGACCTGCCCCAGTACCAGGCTGAGCTTACCGAACGGCTGGCCGGGCTGACTGCCTTTTTTGGCGCCCACGGGATCGATCTCACGCAGATGACCGCCCAGGTACCCAGCCTCGTAACGGTAGTCCCCCAGATATTCTCTTCCCTGCTCAATGTGGGAACCGCGCTCATGAACGTTTTTTTCATCGCGGTCACGACCATCTTCATGCTGCTCGAAGCTCCTGCTTTTATCGGCCGGGTAGAAACCCTGCTCAAAGACCAGCCGGAAAAACTCCGCCAGCTCTCGCGGATGAGCGGGTACATTATCGATTTCATTGTCGTGCGCACGGAGACCAATATGGTCCACGGGGTGCTTTTCGGCGGGTCGCTCGCGCTCATGGGCGTCCATGGCGCAATCCTCTGGGGCACCCTGACCTTCCTGTTAGGCTACATCCCCTACATCGGCCTTATCATCGCAGCGATCCCGGCACTCATCTTTGCCTGGATCCAGTTCGGCATGTGGGGCGTCGTGGCAGTCATAGCCGTTGTCTGCATCCTCAATTTGATCGTGGAAAACCCGGTCTTTTCCTGGCTTGCGGCCAGAAAGTTCGAGATCCCGGCGCTTATCGTGATCCTGTCGGTGATCTTCTGGGGCTGGCTCTTGGGCCTTGCCGGGATGCTCTTTTGTGTCCCGTTCACGCTGATGGTCTGCATCCTCTTCCACTTTTCCGACGAGCTCCACTGGGTAAACACGCTCTTTGGCGTAGGGCATCTCTTCGAAGAGAAGGCTACAGACCCGCCCGGGCCGGATCGTTAATCCTGAAACGGTCCTGCCTTTTTTTGGTCCCGCAATAATTTATCTGCTGTCCTGACAGAGGAGTTAAAAAGTACTCTGGAGCCCCGGATATGGAACCGATCAGCAAGGTCAACCTCGAACGTCTGACAAACGGCATCTATGCGTTCACGATGACCCTGATGATCCGGAATATCCAGAACCCGGCTGCCGGCACCCTTGGCGATCCTGCGGCACTCAACTCCTATCTCCTGACAACCGTTTTTGCGGTCATCGACTTTGTCGGGGCATTTTTGATCCTCGGGATGTTCTGGCTTTTTTACTTCCAGATCTTCCACCGGATGAAATCGGTCGATTCCCGGTTCATCTATATCCACCTGCTCTCCCTGATGGTGGTGGTATTCGTGCCCTTCACGCAGGGTCTTGCAAACGATATCGAGAGCGGCCCGGTATCCGATGTCCTCTTCCAGATAAACTACTTCATCCTCGCCTGCCTGCTCTCCCTTGCCTGGTACTATACAACGAGCCGGCCCGCGCTGCTCGTGCCGGAGCTGACCCGGGACGAGTCGGCATTCCTTGCAAAGAAATTCCTTGTCCCGCTCGGGGTTGCCGTTACCGGGATAATCCTTGCCGCAATCGGATGGGGCTATATCGATCTCCTCTACTTTGCCCCCCTCATTATTATCGGGCTCTTTTTTCGAAATCCCCCGGATGAGACCCCGGTTTCCTGATGTTTCAGGATTCAGGATATGCGGCAAACGGCAAAACGCCGCGAAATGAAGGGCGATAAAAAAAAAGTTGTGTTCAGACAGATACGGGGATCTTTTTCCGGTGCAGGTAGCCCCGGTATGCCAGCCGGAGCACGAACCCGATGAGAAGGACCGGGACAAACGTTGCCGCAGCAATCAAAAGCCATGTTTCGGGGGCAAGCGGTACGGTTCCAAAGACCGCCCCGCCGAACTGGATGATGACAATCTGGATGAACACAATCCCACCCATCACAAAGAAGAACGTCGGGTTGCCCGTAAAGAAGGCCGGCATCTTCCCGTCCATTGCCCGGCAGTTGAAGCCGTTTGCAACCGCGGCAAAGATAAAGGCGGCAAAGAAGACGGTGCCGATCTCCGCTTCGGTGGTGCCGCCGAGGAACCCGGTCCCGAGCTGGAGAAGACCGCCGAGGATGATAAAGACGCCGAGCACGCCAATCGAGAGCCACATGAACGGGGTGATGATCGGGGCATCGCGGGGAACCGGCTGTCGGGTAAGCAGGCCCTTGTGCGGCGCTTCCGAGCAGAGCGCAAATGCGGCGAGCGTGTCCATGATAATATTGATCCAGAGGATCTCGATGATGGTAAAAGGCTCGGGATAGCCGAGGAGCGGCGCGAGGAAGACGAGAATACAGGCGCAGACATTGATGGTGAGCTGGAAGAGGAGGAACCGCTGGATGTTCTCGTAAAGCGACCTGCCCCACCAGACTGCGCTCGTGATCGAGGCGAACGAATCGTCGAGAAGGATGATATCGCTGGCCTCCCGCGCAACCTCGGTGCCGGCTATTCCCATGGCAAGGCCCACATCGGCGTTTTTGAGCGCCGGCGCATCGTTCGTGCCGTCGCCGGTCACGGCAACGACCGCACCGGTCTTCTGGAGGGCCTGTACGAGCAGGAGCTTGTCGAGCGGTTCTGCCCGGGCCATCACGTCGAGATCCTGTGCCGCGTTCACCTGATCTTCCGGGGAAAGCGCCCGGAACTCCTTCCCGGTCACGACCGTTCCCCCGGCAAGGATTCCTGCTTCCTGCGCAATCGCGCGGGCGGTCTCGGGCTTGTCCCCGGTGACCATCCGCACCCGGATCCCGGCGCTCTGGCAGCGCGCTACCGATTCGTGGATATTTTCCCGCAGCGGGTCACGGATGCCCACGTACCCGTCCCAGGTAAGGGAGGTCTCGCTCTCGTCCCCACCCGTGATCTCCCGGTGGGCAAAGGCAAGGGTACGCATGGCCCGGGCAGCATATGCATCCACCCCGGCAAGGTCGGGGGGTACCGTGCAGAGGCCGGCAAGGATCTCGGGTGCGCCTTTGACCAGCAAAAACTTCCTGCCGCCCGTCTCCACCACCGTCGACATCCTCTTCCGCTTACCGTCGAACAGGAACTGTTTTGCGGCCGGGAACGCAGCACGGATCTCCCGGTACCCGATGGCATGATCCGCAAGCCAGCGCAGGAGCGCGCCTTCCGTGGAGTTGCCGATCACGAGGATCTTCCCGTCCCGGGTATTCTCCAGGTGGGCGGTGCTGTTTGCCGCGGCATTGAGCGCGATCCATTCCTGCGGGGTTGCCGGGAGCGTGCCGGCAGGGTGCGGGGCATCGACAGATGCCTCGGCAACGGTCATCTGGTTTTTGGTGAGCGTCCCGGTCTTGTCGGTACAGATCGTGGTTGCCGACCCGATTGTTTCGCAGGCGATCAGGCGACGGACAAGGCAGTTTGCCCGGGTCATCTTGCGCATGGCAAGGGAGAGCGAGAGGGCAACGCTCATCGGGAGCCCTTCGGGAACGGCGGCGACCACGATCACGACCGCGAGCATGAAGTAGTCGAGCAGGTGGTGGGCGGTTGCAAGGGTAAGGCCGGTGAGATCGCCAAGGATGAACCCCCGGAGCACGAGCGTGCCGCAGATGAGGGCTGCCATCACGTACCCGAACTTCGAGATGATGCCGGCAAGCTTTTCGAGTTTTTCCTCTAACGGTGTCTTTGTCGCATGGTCGATCCCGAGCGTTGCGGCAATGAGCCCCATCTCGGCCCGGTCGCCCACCGCCCCGACAGCCATCTGCGCTTTTCCCGCCGTTACAAAACTGCCCTTGAGGACCTTTTTCCCGGCGCTTTTTGCAGCGGGCTCGCTCTCCCCGGTAAATGCGGACTCGTCGCAGTAG
Protein-coding sequences here:
- a CDS encoding epoxyqueuosine reductase produces the protein MSTILRRQVIRKCSGMDIPLVGFAAADRWNNPPFEPWVPEAFRPDRIFPETKTVIVIGFPVSLPVIDTAPSIWYHELYRTINTELDSCGYRLATFLTEKGYPSVSIPRDGYGSIGILKERPAAFFSHRHAAYCAGLGNFGVNNMLLTPEYGPRVRFTSVLTSAELPADPVLEDPLCIRCLRCARICPVHAVREENYPQGLTDKTACAIRSEELFNRSLSPCGCCIKVCPVGKDRGQYGREDMKMYDDKSPASAPYRRVRDHVRSYGSK
- a CDS encoding ABC transporter ATP-binding protein: MTGYVIEARGLTKKYGDLVAVNHADLAVEKGALFGLLGPNGSGKSTMIKMLTGQIRPTEGSATVLGIDVQKDPVGVRERVGIIPEQETPPSFLSATEYLRFVGAIRKIPDIEKKAEWWFDYLDFADKKDVLCKDLSRGTRQKLMFAQAFIHQPELALIDEPLINFDPIMQHVVKDFLKEYAAKGNTIFISTHILEVAEEICSGFVILHKGNVLHTGTVADLRAQNRHLDEFFLSLVQKGGHV
- a CDS encoding aldo/keto reductase, which produces MLYRTVPKTGDKLSILGFGCMRFPSKSGRVDEERAIRQIRLAIDSGVNYLDTAPAYHFGKSEQILGKALRDGYREKVRIATKLPHWEVRDASDMDRILTRQLATLGTDRIDYYLLHSMTGESWKKMRDLGVLAFLDRAKKDGRIIHAGFSFHGKLPDFKEIVDAYDWQFCQIQYNFLDENNQAGTEGLRYAAEKNLAVMVMEPLRGGNLAGPVPDEIKKIWDEAPEKRSPAEWGLRWVWDHPEVTVVLSGMNDEANIDENIRAADSALPGSLSPDDRARIDRVRDTYKRLMKVGCTGCGYCMPCPFGVDIPGCFALYNARHLFPKDRSTKFHYFGRHGGLIGDVSYAGLCRQCGKCAKACPQHLPIPQLLKDVKSEMEGGMTVIVPVLKGGLWCMNRVAKVRAFFLGGKTRD
- a CDS encoding MBL fold metallo-hydrolase, with the protein product MTEPVPPDRALVRPIKLGHANAFLIRGKRPVLVDTGLPGNTPAILAVLKEEGYSPWDLGLIIITHAHIDHFGNAGALAGATGAPVLVHSLEAEALSRGESLPAVPASFTGKVMRFMIGKHAPRPELGIKAVIRLDAPYRLDAFGIDGEILPTPGHTKGSLSVMLGTGEAIVGDLVMGMVLAHKATLPHFAEDSEDVKKSIRTVMEKKPAIVYTGHGGPVSCQDLEALIPG
- a CDS encoding 4Fe-4S binding protein, whose amino-acid sequence is MQYPFGIHMKGGVITERNPDLVTVRVRAPAGALTAEQLRGIARIAKRYGAGTVHCSTRQTIEIPHVDPARLKRMAVQLEKNGTPVGSEKDEVVNIISCPGTERCKFANIETIPLAKKIDASLFGKAMPVKMRIAISGCPNACTSPMLNEIGIIGRIRPIRTPGLCTGCGSCVYYCKEEAIKIRNGISELNDETCIQCGMCVKSCSFNLLKSLHTHYLITVGGRRGRHPKVGRELLTVETEEQVLFAVNRIIDWVYRRAWSGRLLSEQLDELEFSAFREEMLKSVPKALAAGHGKSAKP
- a CDS encoding ROK family protein; amino-acid sequence: MTSGTGDTGDFAIAVDLGATNLRVGLVDIRGQIFKTRSTRLPAEIPDARVITDQIIREIRALGPDRGLSRITGIGIGAAGPVDRTRTSIVRPPNIPLDVVPLAGPLSEAFGLPVYLANDCCTGLLGEAYFGEGKNSDNFVYVTLSTGIGAGILSKGTVILGRDGNAGEIGHVFVDEKYDLVCGCGGRGHWEGYASGRFLPRFYRAWQEKNGAGGAPVNSAEEIFAGIRKERDPVSHPFVRELGRINARGISDIIVAYDPDTIVLDGSVALRNPDLIIPPILEFMDRYLPEPRIVTSPLAGKAPLLGAAVIARGYETRYGSVE
- a CDS encoding TMEM175 family protein; the protein is MEPISKVNLERLTNGIYAFTMTLMIRNIQNPAAGTLGDPAALNSYLLTTVFAVIDFVGAFLILGMFWLFYFQIFHRMKSVDSRFIYIHLLSLMVVVFVPFTQGLANDIESGPVSDVLFQINYFILACLLSLAWYYTTSRPALLVPELTRDESAFLAKKFLVPLGVAVTGIILAAIGWGYIDLLYFAPLIIIGLFFRNPPDETPVS
- a CDS encoding AI-2E family transporter encodes the protein MIRQQNTRIMSFAPSLSRTERTLIFVGLAILVIFGIKEGASIVSIVLVSLILALLLYPATRWLRERGIPNAGAVGIVTIVACLVVLLGLVLVLKSFDVIVTDLPQYQAELTERLAGLTAFFGAHGIDLTQMTAQVPSLVTVVPQIFSSLLNVGTALMNVFFIAVTTIFMLLEAPAFIGRVETLLKDQPEKLRQLSRMSGYIIDFIVVRTETNMVHGVLFGGSLALMGVHGAILWGTLTFLLGYIPYIGLIIAAIPALIFAWIQFGMWGVVAVIAVVCILNLIVENPVFSWLAARKFEIPALIVILSVIFWGWLLGLAGMLFCVPFTLMVCILFHFSDELHWVNTLFGVGHLFEEKATDPPGPDR
- a CDS encoding TetR/AcrR family transcriptional regulator, translated to MDRAADKREAILKTALRLFTERGFYGTPTSLISREAGVATGTLFFYFATKEELIDTLYRQVKAAAAAALKNGVDREPDVEMKIKRVGANALDWAISHPDEFRFMEQFAHSPFVSTTAHEEGMSHFAFLAELMDEGIRTGALRECDTWLLCSVLASSFTGLAARIMAATGEKEREILTEQGLCFIWNGIAAQPGGTGKRTTKEHTGKQEKRSTGSRK